A DNA window from Coffea arabica cultivar ET-39 chromosome 6c, Coffea Arabica ET-39 HiFi, whole genome shotgun sequence contains the following coding sequences:
- the LOC113691773 gene encoding outer envelope pore protein 16-3, chloroplastic/mitochondrial-like yields the protein MDPAELRYLEDEDTPLMKTIKGATSGLVAGTIWGTIVATWQDVPRVERRVALPGLIRTLKMMGNHGITFAAIGGVYIGVEQLLQNYRMKRDFINGAVGGFAAGATVVGYKGKSIATALSAGAALAATSAFIDVGGQTTRIDNGKE from the coding sequence ATGGATCCGGCAGAATTAAGGTACTTAGAAGATGAAGATACTCCGTTGATGAAAACAATTAAGGGTGCTACTTCAGGTCTAGTCGCTGGTACTATATGGGGAACCATCGTTGCGACCTGGCAGGACGTGCCTCGTGTTGAGAGAAGAGTTGCACTTCCTGGGCTGATCCGGACTCTAAAGATGATGGGAAACCATGGGATTACTTTTGCTGCCATTGGTGGGGTTTATATTGGTGTAGAACAGTTGTTGCAGAATTATAGGATGAAAAGAGACTTTATCAACGGAGCTGTTGGTGGGTTTGCAGCTGGTGCTACTGTTGTGGGTTACAAAGGAAAGAGCATTGCAACTGCACTATCTGCAGGAGCTGCCCTTGCAGCCACTTCTGCTTTTATTGACGTTGGAGGTCAGACCACCAGAATAGATAATGGCAAGGAGTAG
- the LOC113691762 gene encoding 6,7,8-trihydroxycoumarin synthase, with protein MEILIALISALLIIVLSVLQTNRRRLSRPKYPPPPGPPGIPVFGNLLQFDTSAPHVYLWQLSKIYGPLMSLKLGSFPLLVVSSARMAEEVVKNHDLTFSSRPLFLGSRMLSYNGLDIAFSPYSEQWRELRKISVLHLFSNRRVESFRGSREDEVSRMIRTISKEASSSQVTNLSKTSVSLSSTFICRIAFGKRYDEGDQQRRRFHDLLQEMQAAFVGFFFSDYIPSISWLDSLNGMRSRLERTCSKLDSFLQELIDEHLNPNRPESMNGDIIDIMLQLRQQQSTSFDLTQDHIKAMLMDVFSAGSDTTAATIIWAMAALMKSPEAILKKAQAEIRGALGNKDIVNEDDIQKLPYLKAIVKETFRLYPPTPLLVPRQTLANCIINGHEIQSNSIVYTNVWAIGRDPDNWENPNEFLPERFLNSSVDMKGKDFQLIPFGAGRRGCPGYSLGLAMVEVGLANLLYSFDWELPSGIKKEDIDTEVLPGLTMLKKNDLLLVAKNVYAQQVSSSGI; from the exons ATGGAGATACTGATTGCTTTAATCTCAGCACTTCTAATCATCGTCCTAAGCGTTCTCCAAACGAACAGGAGGAGATTATCAAGACCAAAATATCCTCCACCACCAGGTCCTCCGGGGATTCCAGTCTTCGGAAACTTGCTTCAGTTTGATACCTCAGCCCCTCATGTATACCTTTGGCAACTTTCCAAAATATATGGTCCTCTCATGTCTCTTAAGCTTGGATCCTTTCCACTGCTTGTGGTTTCATCCGCAAGAATGGCTGAAGAAGTTGTGAAAAACCATGACTTGACATTTTCCAGTCGCCCACTGTTCCTAGGTTCCCGAATGCTTTCTTACAACGGCTTGGATATCGCCTTCTCTCCATACAGCGAGCAATGGAGAGAGCTGAGAAAGATTTCTGTTCTTCATCTCTTCAGTAACAGAAGGGTGGAGTCATTTCGTGGTAGTCGTGAAGATGAAGTCTCCCGGATGATCAGAACGATATCCAAGGAAGCATCTTCATCTCAAGTGACGAATTTGAGTAAGACTTCAGTATCACTTTCAAGTACGTTTATCTGTAGAATTGCTTTCGGAAAGAGGTATGATGAGGGAGATCAACAAAGAAGACGATTCCATGATCTCCTCCAAGAAATGCAGGCTGCATTCGTGGGGTTCTTTTTCTCAGACTATATTCCTTCAATTAGTTGGCTTGATAGCCTCAATGGGATGCGTTCTCGACTAGAGCGGACTTGCAGTAAGttagattcatttcttcaaGAACTCATCGACGAACACTTAAATCCAAATAGGCCAGAGTCCATGAACGGTGATATCATTGACATCATGCTTCAATTACGGCAACAACAATCAACTTCCTTTGATCTAACGCAAGACCACATCAAAGCGATGCTCATG GATGTATTTAGTGCAGGGTCGGACACTACTGCAGCTACAATAATCTGGGCAATGGCAGCACTGATGAAGAGCCCTGAagcaatattgaagaaggcacAAGCAGAGATTAGAGGTGCACTTGGAAATAAAGATATAGTAAACGAAGATGATATTCAAAAGCTCCCTTATCTCAAGGCAATTGTCAAGGAGACCTTCAGATTGTATCCTCCAACTCCACTTTTAGTTCCAAGACAGACACTAGCAAATTGCATTATAAATGGTCACGAAATCCAGTCCAATTCTATAGTTTACACGAATGTCTGGGCGATTGGAAGAGATCCCGATAATTGGGAAAATCCAAATGAGTTTTTGCCTGAGAGATTCTTGAATAGTAGTGTAGATATGAAAGGGAAAGACTTTCAACTGATACCATTTGGGGCTGGGCGAAGGGGCTGCCCTGGATATTCTCTGGGACTAGCAATGGTGGAAGTTGGACTTGCCAATCTTCTGTATTCTTTTGACTGGGAATTGCCTTCTGGGATCAAGAAAGAAGACATTGATACTGAAGTTTTACCGGGTCTTACAATGCTAAAGAAAAATGATCTGCTACTTGTCGCAAAAAATGTGTATGCGCAGCAAGTGTCAAGTTCTGGCATCTAA
- the LOC113692388 gene encoding 6,7,8-trihydroxycoumarin synthase-like — MTMLFLLLLLFSILISIGKKHKQLRNIRQPPGPPGLPFIGNLHQFDSEKAHEFLSQLSKKYGPLMSLQLGSVPVLVISSARMAKQALTTHDLVFSGRPASVGRQKLSYNRRDIAFSPYSDYWREMRKICVLQLFSLKRVQSFRPIREDEISSMIQKILNLSSSSQLVDLRTIIMSLTSTIICRVAFGKRYDEEGHERKRFDKLLQESQAMIGGFFISDYFPSFSWVDKFSGIIERLEKNFNELDLFYQELIQEHLNPNRPNSMKDDLLDLLIQLKEEQSSIIGLSWDHIKAILMDIFIAGTDTAAAAIIWAMTALMKSPSALKKVQAEVRKLVGEKGRVDEEDIQELPYLKAVIKETLRLYPPAPLLGPRETTQECTIEGYEIKYKTLVYINAWAIGRDPECWKSPDDFIPERFLNSNIDFRGQDFEMIPFGAGRRGCPGFSLGLATVELALANLLYHFDWKLPFGMKAEDVDTEVMPGLTMHPKNALSLFAKKYG, encoded by the exons ATGACAATGCTTTTTCTCTTATTGCTCCTTTTTTCAATCCTCATATCCATAGGTAAAAAGCACAAGCAACTCAGAAATATCCGTCAACCACCAGGTCCTCCAGGGCTCCCATTCATTGGGAACTTGCACCAATTCGACAGTGAAAAGGCTCATGAATTCCTAAGCCAACTCTCCAAGAAATATGGCCCCCTCATGTCATTACAGCTTGGTTCAGTACCAGTACTAGTTATTTCTTCAGCAAGGATGGCAAAACAGGCCCTGACAACCCATGATCTTGTGTTCTCCGGCCGGCCAGCTTCTGTTGGGCGGCAAAAGCTGTCATACAATCGAAGGGATATTGCATTCTCACCTTACAGTGACTACTGGAGGGAAATGAGGAAGATTTGTGTCCTCCAACTCTTTAGCCTTAAAAGAGTACAATCTTTTCGTCCCATTCGTGAAGATGAAATTTCGAGCATGATTCAAAAGATACTAAATCTCTCATCTTCATCACAACTAGTTGATTTAAGGACCATAATAATGTCCTTGACGAGCACTATAATATGTAGAGTTGCCTTTGGAAAGAGGTACGATGAGGAAGGGCATGAGAGAAAGCGATTCGATAAACTTTTACAAGAATCTCAGGCCATGATTGGGGGTTTCTTCATCTCAGATTATTTTCCTTCATTCAGTTGGGTAGATAAATTTTCTGGGATTATTGAGCGTCTTGAGAAGAATTTCAATGAGCTGGATTTATTCTACCAAGAGTTGATACAGGAGCATCTCAATCCAAACAGACCAAATAGCATGAAGGATGATTTGCTCGATCTCTTAATTCAGCTAAAAGAAGAACAATCATCAATTATAGGCCTATCTTGGGATCACATAAAGGCAATTCTCATG GATATATTTATTGCTGGGACGGATACAGCTGCAGCAGCAATTATTTGGGCAATGACAGCCCTGATGAAGAGCCCTTCTGCACTAAAGAAAGTACAAGCAGAAGTGAGAAAATTGGTCGGAGAAAAAGGAAGAGTAGATGAAGAAGATATTCAGGAGCTTCCTTATCTAAAAGCAGTGATAAAAGAAACTCTAAGATTATACCCTCCAGCTCCACTTCTAGGGCCAAGAGAAACTACACAAGAATGCACAATCGAAGGCTATGAAATTAAGTACAAAACATTAGTTTACATTAATGCATGGGCTATTGGAAGAGATCCTGAATGTTGGAAAAGTCCAGATGATTTTATCCCAGAACGATTTTTGAATAGTAATATTGATTTTCGTGGACAAGATTTTGAAATGATCCCATTTGGAGCTGGACGTAGGGGCTGCCCTGGATTTTCTCTAGGACTCGCAACAGTGGAACTTGCACTGGCAAATCTTCTGTATCATTTTGATTGGAAATTGCCTTTTGGGATGAAAGCAGAAGACGTAGATACTGAAGTTATGCCGGGACTAACCATGCACCCGAAAAATGCTCTTTCCCTCTTTGCCAAGAAATATGGGTAA